The stretch of DNA TAGGCCTTCCATATCAAATCATAGCTATCGTATCATCCGCCTTAAATGATAATGCGGCCATCAAATACGACCTTGAAGCATGGTTCCCAGGTTCAGGCGCATTCAGAGAATTGGTATCCTGTACAAACTGTAAGGATTACCAAGCTCGTAAAACCAAGACACGTGTTGGAAGGGCAGGTTCTGGAGATGCTCAAATCTTGCACACTTTAAACAGTACAGCTATTGCAACTGAAAGGACAATGTGCTGTATTTTAGAAAACTATCAACAGGCTGATGGTAGTGTTAAAATTCCTGAAGTGTTAGTCCCTTACATGAATGGAAAAACAGTTATTGAAGCTAAAAAATAGCTTCTTTACTTTACTTTTTTTATAATTAATTAACTCATCTTCACGAAATAATTTATAATTAAGTTTCAATAATCTATAATTATGAAAACAATTGTCATTAATGCAAGTCCGAGAAAAACATGGAATACTGCTGAAATTATGCAATCTGCTCAAAAAGGGGCGGAATCTGTAGGTGCTGAAACAGAATATTTCAATTTATATGATTTGGTTTTTACAGGCTGCAGGAGTTGCCTTGCCTGCAAGCTTAAGGAAAAAACAAAAGGTAAATGCTATTGGAGAGATGATTTGCAGCCGGTAATCGAAAAGATATTGGATGCTGATGCTCTTTTAATTGGTTCTCCAATCTACTTTGGACAGCCCACCAGCGAGTTTAGGGCTTTGCTTGAGAGGCTCATATTCTGCGTGATGTCCTATGATGATGGATCAAGCTATTTCACCGGCAAGGTCAATGTCGGAATATTCTATACAATGAATGCTCCATTGGAGTTTTATGAACAGTCCATGAAGGACAGTTTGTCAAGCACTGAATTTTTATTCTCATTTTTGAATGGAGAGATTGTAACCTATCCTGTTTGCGATACAATTCAAGTCAGCGATTATTCCAAATTCAATATGGCTGGCTTTTCACAGGAAGCAAAGGAAAAGCAATGGATATTGCAGTTTCCAAAAGATTTGGAAAAGGCCTTTGAAATCGGTGCTGAGTTAAGCAAATAGTTTTTTTTAAAAAAAGTGTGCAAATGTGCTTTTTCACACTTAAACAATTTTTATATTTTTTTAAAATAAAATTATTAACCGGGGTCGTCCCCGGCTTGGTTAATGATTTAAAATGTTTTATTGGTGATGGTTAATGTCGGTTCTTCTTTTTTGGATTGTTAACCAAGTCTTAATCACTAAGCAAATAAGAGATTCCTTCAATAATTAAGACAACACCAATAATAATTGCAAGATATAACGGGTTGTTAGCAGCAAATACTCCAAGAGCGATTGCAACAATACCCATTAACAAGACAAGTATTGATGTAAAGTTTGAGATCCTGTTTACTTTTGATATTAAT from Methanobrevibacter sp. YE315 encodes:
- a CDS encoding flavodoxin family protein; the encoded protein is MKTIVINASPRKTWNTAEIMQSAQKGAESVGAETEYFNLYDLVFTGCRSCLACKLKEKTKGKCYWRDDLQPVIEKILDADALLIGSPIYFGQPTSEFRALLERLIFCVMSYDDGSSYFTGKVNVGIFYTMNAPLEFYEQSMKDSLSSTEFLFSFLNGEIVTYPVCDTIQVSDYSKFNMAGFSQEAKEKQWILQFPKDLEKAFEIGAELSK